A stretch of the Campylobacter sp. 19-13652 genome encodes the following:
- a CDS encoding fatty-acid--CoA ligase — translation MKIALIIALIILLGLVVLLIFLALKLASNTEKVASKETKNEPKISENESKTPDIKELLKFASDSSKSRNDLANLVYVFCQLKWPQFSNPVSKEAELYLSFILLIASHKNSDAKLVTYLNSEAKKLNPAYSNLIEEYENMGLSSRKK, via the coding sequence GTGAAAATAGCATTAATCATAGCCCTAATTATACTTTTAGGGCTTGTTGTACTGCTTATATTTTTAGCTCTAAAGCTAGCCTCTAACACAGAAAAAGTAGCTTCAAAAGAGACAAAAAATGAGCCTAAAATCTCAGAAAATGAGAGCAAAACGCCAGATATAAAAGAGCTACTTAAATTTGCAAGCGATAGCTCAAAAAGTAGAAACGATCTAGCGAATTTAGTATATGTTTTTTGTCAGCTTAAGTGGCCACAGTTTAGCAATCCAGTAAGCAAAGAAGCAGAGCTTTATCTAAGCTTTATACTGCTTATTGCAAGCCATAAAAACTCAGACGCAAAGCTGGTAACTTATCTAAACAGTGAGGCAAAAAAGCTAAATCCAGCCTATTCTAACCTAATAGAGGAGTATGAAAACATGGGACTTTCAAGCAGAAAAAAGTAA